A genomic segment from Thermococcus sp. LS1 encodes:
- a CDS encoding DMT family transporter, protein METWFVFSFLSALLLAVGNILMRIEFARGRDFWDTLIEAMFWGLIVLVPFSVHELSSKHYAITRDQTLLYLIVGLLQFFLSRIAYFKAVELGGASVASTASSASEPILTAFLALLLIHEIISPKLALGAVIAALSMLLLHVESTKSFVGSTTAVLLGMGAGSIAALTAVMLRYLSLAEEMTFPITGVLIGQGAALAAMLFLRGFPWRTFSGFSLWRAVVFAGFSLSLAHVMRFAALGIGGATEVTVVVLSYPAIIVLLGAIIKSASENITPYKVAAVIGVVIANALVVSAG, encoded by the coding sequence GTGGAAACCTGGTTCGTTTTTTCTTTTCTTTCGGCCCTCCTCCTCGCGGTGGGGAACATACTGATGAGAATTGAGTTTGCCAGGGGTAGGGATTTCTGGGACACTCTAATCGAAGCCATGTTCTGGGGACTGATAGTTCTGGTGCCCTTTTCCGTCCATGAGCTCTCCTCAAAGCACTACGCGATAACGCGTGACCAGACGTTGCTTTACTTGATCGTCGGTCTACTTCAGTTTTTCCTCTCCAGGATAGCGTACTTCAAGGCTGTCGAGCTTGGAGGAGCCTCGGTTGCTTCCACAGCCTCCTCAGCCTCCGAGCCGATACTGACGGCTTTTCTGGCTCTCTTGCTTATACATGAGATCATCAGTCCCAAGCTTGCCTTGGGTGCAGTTATAGCGGCCCTCTCAATGCTCCTGCTTCATGTGGAATCCACCAAGTCATTTGTAGGCTCCACGACTGCAGTGCTTCTCGGAATGGGAGCGGGGTCTATAGCGGCTCTTACCGCGGTTATGCTACGTTATCTATCGCTCGCTGAGGAAATGACGTTTCCCATAACAGGGGTACTTATAGGGCAGGGTGCAGCACTCGCTGCCATGCTCTTTCTTAGGGGCTTTCCGTGGAGAACATTCTCGGGATTTTCTCTCTGGAGGGCGGTTGTTTTTGCGGGATTTTCCTTGTCTCTAGCCCATGTAATGCGCTTCGCAGCACTTGGCATCGGTGGTGCAACAGAGGTTACAGTCGTGGTTCTTTCTTATCCTGCAATCATAGTTCTCCTTGGGGCAATTATCAAATCGGCCAGTGAGAACATCACACCTTATAAGGTGGCCGCCGTGATAGGTGTTGTCATAGCTAACGCCCTTGTGGTTTCGGCGGGGTGA
- the glmM gene encoding phosphoglucosamine mutase, which produces MGKLFGTFGVRGIANEKITPEFALRMGMAFGTMLKREGREKPLVVVGRDTRVSGEMLKEALISGLLSVGCDVIDVGVAPTPAIQFACRYFKADGGAAITASHNPPEYNGIKLLEPNGMGLKKEREAVVEELFFNEDFDRAKWDEIGEVRKEDIIRPYLDAIKSRVDVEAIRKRRPFVVVDTSNGAGSLTLPYLLRELGCKVVSVNAHPDGHFPARNPEPNEENLKDFMKVVKALGADFGVAQDGDADRAVFIDENGNFVQGDKTFALVADAVLRENGGGLLVTTVATSYLLDDIAKRNNAEVMRTKVGDLIVARALLEHDGTIGGEENGGVIFPDFVLGRDGAMTAAKIVEIFAKSGKKFSELIDELPRYYQFKTKRHIEGDRKAIVAKVAELARERGYTIDTTDGTKILFDDGWVLVRASGTEPIIRVFSEAKSEEKAREYLDLGLELLEKAME; this is translated from the coding sequence ATGGGAAAGCTGTTTGGAACCTTCGGCGTCAGGGGGATCGCCAATGAGAAGATAACCCCTGAGTTCGCGCTTAGGATGGGTATGGCCTTCGGAACGATGCTGAAGAGGGAAGGAAGGGAGAAGCCGCTGGTAGTTGTCGGCAGGGACACCCGCGTTAGCGGTGAGATGCTCAAGGAGGCTTTAATAAGCGGTCTCCTCAGCGTTGGATGTGACGTTATCGATGTCGGAGTCGCCCCAACTCCCGCCATACAGTTCGCCTGCAGGTACTTCAAGGCCGACGGCGGAGCGGCAATAACTGCAAGCCACAACCCGCCTGAATACAACGGCATAAAGCTCCTCGAGCCCAACGGCATGGGCTTGAAGAAGGAGAGAGAGGCGGTAGTTGAGGAGCTGTTCTTCAACGAGGACTTCGACAGGGCTAAGTGGGACGAAATCGGAGAGGTCCGGAAGGAGGACATAATAAGGCCCTATCTCGACGCCATAAAATCGAGGGTGGACGTTGAGGCAATAAGGAAGAGGAGACCATTCGTAGTCGTCGATACGTCCAACGGTGCCGGCTCGCTCACTTTACCCTACCTGCTCAGGGAGCTGGGCTGTAAGGTCGTCAGCGTAAACGCCCATCCAGACGGCCACTTCCCTGCGAGAAATCCTGAGCCCAACGAGGAAAATCTTAAGGACTTCATGAAGGTTGTCAAGGCTCTCGGGGCGGACTTTGGAGTGGCTCAGGACGGGGATGCCGACAGGGCCGTTTTCATCGACGAGAACGGCAACTTTGTTCAGGGTGATAAGACCTTTGCGCTGGTTGCCGACGCTGTTCTCAGAGAAAACGGCGGCGGGCTGCTTGTCACAACCGTCGCTACCTCCTATCTGCTTGATGACATAGCCAAGAGGAACAATGCCGAGGTAATGCGCACGAAGGTTGGTGACCTTATAGTGGCGAGGGCTTTGTTGGAGCACGACGGAACCATAGGTGGCGAGGAGAACGGCGGCGTAATCTTTCCAGACTTTGTCCTCGGCAGGGACGGGGCCATGACAGCGGCAAAAATCGTGGAGATATTCGCGAAAAGCGGTAAGAAGTTCAGCGAGCTTATAGATGAACTCCCCAGGTACTACCAGTTCAAGACGAAAAGGCACATCGAAGGCGATAGGAAGGCGATAGTCGCTAAAGTGGCTGAGTTGGCCAGGGAGAGAGGTTACACCATCGATACAACTGACGGAACCAAGATACTCTTCGACGACGGCTGGGTATTGGTCAGGGCCAGCGGAACGGAGCCGATAATAAGGGTTTTCAGCGAGGCGAAGAGCGAAGAAAAGGCAAGGGAATACCTTGACCTTGGCCTGGAGCTTTTGGAGAAGGCTATGGAGTAG
- a CDS encoding energy-coupling factor ABC transporter ATP-binding protein — protein MIELRNVHFSYAGREVLRGVNLTIKGGEIFGILGPNGAGKSTLVLHLNGILKPKKGEVIIDGLDPAKNPKEVRRKVGIVFQDPNDQLFSPTVFEDVAFGPYNLGLRGEKLRERVLWALRQVGMEGYAERETKDLSFGEKKRVAIATILAMEPEIIVFDEPFANLDFRGKRLLGELIRGMKEEGKTVILASHEAEYLTLCDRIVLMDSGKIITVGTPEEILGNPRLLREHNLDVPSIAELFLSLGLKVPRNVEEARKILEEWRRTTP, from the coding sequence ATGATAGAGCTGAGAAACGTTCACTTTTCGTACGCAGGAAGAGAGGTTCTGAGGGGTGTGAACCTCACCATCAAAGGGGGAGAAATTTTCGGGATTCTCGGACCCAATGGGGCTGGAAAGAGCACGCTTGTTCTTCATCTCAACGGCATACTGAAGCCGAAGAAGGGAGAGGTGATTATAGACGGCCTCGATCCCGCTAAGAACCCCAAGGAGGTTCGAAGGAAGGTTGGCATCGTCTTTCAGGACCCAAACGACCAGCTGTTCTCGCCGACTGTCTTCGAGGACGTTGCCTTCGGCCCCTACAACCTCGGTCTCCGTGGGGAGAAGCTGAGGGAAAGAGTCCTGTGGGCACTGAGACAGGTGGGTATGGAGGGCTACGCAGAGAGGGAAACTAAAGACCTCAGCTTCGGCGAAAAGAAGAGGGTAGCAATAGCCACGATCCTTGCGATGGAACCCGAAATCATCGTCTTTGACGAGCCCTTCGCCAACCTTGATTTCAGGGGAAAACGGCTCCTCGGGGAGCTGATAAGGGGAATGAAGGAGGAAGGGAAGACGGTAATCCTGGCCTCCCACGAGGCAGAATATCTGACCCTCTGCGACAGGATAGTCCTGATGGACAGTGGGAAAATAATAACCGTCGGAACGCCTGAGGAAATACTCGGTAATCCCAGGCTCCTTAGAGAGCACAACCTTGATGTCCCATCCATCGCGGAGCTGTTCCTGAGCTTGGGGCTGAAGGTTCCAAGGAACGTTGAAGAGGCAAGAAAAATACTCGAAGAATGGAGAAGGACTACTCCATAG
- a CDS encoding CbiQ family ECF transporter T component, with translation MYLPFIFIYAIGVVTRKSLSELAYFALLFLAVAIMMRPKKRVLLNLGFLLGFEGLLFILALFNPGRPILDTPIGPITHEGLYSFFLLLGKAFLSAGTAVVITSSVGFSRILAEMETLKFPRILILTLAFTYRYLDLFAEEAERMKRALDSRAFGIGRKEYYRKLGALIGEIFVRAYLRNGRIYKAMLSRGFGEFPRLEEPRPNPSIGLLMLLAIGGLLI, from the coding sequence GTGTACCTGCCGTTCATTTTTATTTACGCGATTGGTGTCGTTACCCGAAAAAGCTTGAGTGAGTTAGCTTATTTTGCCCTCCTGTTCCTTGCTGTAGCCATTATGATGAGGCCTAAGAAGAGAGTTCTCCTCAACCTCGGATTCCTCCTCGGGTTTGAGGGGCTGCTCTTCATCCTTGCCCTCTTCAATCCTGGAAGACCAATTCTCGATACTCCCATAGGGCCGATAACCCACGAGGGGCTTTATTCCTTCTTCCTTCTCCTCGGGAAGGCCTTTCTATCCGCGGGAACCGCCGTAGTGATAACCAGCTCGGTCGGCTTTTCGAGGATACTCGCAGAGATGGAGACCCTGAAGTTTCCGAGGATACTCATCCTGACGCTCGCGTTCACATACCGCTACCTCGACCTCTTTGCAGAGGAAGCCGAGAGGATGAAGCGGGCCCTTGATTCCAGGGCATTTGGAATCGGGAGAAAGGAATACTACCGGAAACTTGGAGCACTCATAGGCGAGATTTTTGTGAGGGCATACCTTAGAAACGGGAGAATTTATAAGGCAATGCTCTCAAGGGGCTTTGGCGAGTTCCCAAGGCTCGAAGAACCACGTCCAAACCCCTCAATCGGACTGCTGATGCTCCTCGCCATCGGGGGTCTGCTGATATGA
- a CDS encoding PDGLE domain-containing protein, producing MRAIVKGLIVIAVILAIVLPLASSNPDGLEATMEKVGLEENPIYHAPLDYGESWAQSFAMGLLGITLTFVVGYGLAKLAKGA from the coding sequence ATGAGGGCGATAGTGAAGGGACTCATCGTCATAGCCGTTATATTGGCCATAGTCCTTCCGCTGGCCTCGAGCAATCCCGATGGTTTAGAGGCCACCATGGAAAAGGTCGGCCTCGAAGAGAATCCCATCTACCACGCCCCCCTCGATTATGGCGAAAGCTGGGCTCAGAGCTTCGCCATGGGGCTCCTCGGAATAACCTTGACCTTCGTGGTTGGCTACGGCTTAGCAAAGCTCGCCAAGGGTGCCTGA
- a CDS encoding energy-coupling factor ABC transporter permease, which yields MHIPDGLLSTPVIIVTYAVTIAGVLYSIKKLRDFPEDKIPLLGLFAAGIFAAQMVNFPIIGGVSGHLLGATLVAILLGPYAAVIVMTAVLLIQTLLFGDGGITAIGANILNMGLIGAFVGYAIYTKLKNINEVFAMGFAAWLSVLLGATMTAIEIGLSQSLPFAKVLTLMISYHAIIGIGEAVLTILIVQAVRMKLPEIEGVTA from the coding sequence TTGCACATACCAGACGGGCTGTTGAGCACGCCGGTTATAATAGTGACTTACGCAGTAACCATAGCGGGCGTTCTGTACTCAATTAAAAAGCTCAGAGACTTTCCGGAGGACAAAATACCTCTCCTCGGCCTCTTTGCGGCTGGGATCTTCGCGGCCCAGATGGTCAACTTCCCGATAATCGGAGGAGTCAGTGGACATCTGCTCGGAGCGACGCTCGTTGCCATACTGCTCGGCCCCTATGCGGCTGTGATAGTTATGACTGCGGTGTTGCTCATCCAGACATTGCTCTTCGGCGACGGTGGAATAACTGCCATCGGAGCGAACATCCTCAACATGGGTCTTATCGGGGCGTTCGTTGGCTACGCCATCTACACCAAGCTGAAGAACATCAATGAGGTTTTCGCCATGGGCTTTGCCGCGTGGCTTTCGGTGCTCCTGGGAGCAACGATGACTGCTATCGAGATAGGCCTCAGCCAGAGCCTGCCCTTCGCCAAGGTTCTCACCCTGATGATAAGCTATCATGCCATAATCGGCATCGGTGAGGCCGTACTCACTATACTCATCGTCCAGGCCGTTAGGATGAAGCTTCCCGAGATAGAGGGGGTGACCGCATGA
- a CDS encoding proteasome assembly chaperone family protein gives MKETMIYVYERPQLRDPVFIEGLPGIGLVGKLAAEHLIQELEAVKFAELYSPHFMHQVLIKKNSVVELMKNEFYYWKNPEENGRDLIIITGDQQVPPTDSPGHFEVVGKMLDFVSEFGTREIITMGGYQVPELQGEPKVLAAVTHEELVEYYKAKLEGCQVEVVWREDEGGAIVGAAGLLLGMGKLRSMYGISLLGESLGYIVDAKAAKSVLSAVTKILGIELDMTALDERAKETEEILRKVQEMQRAMLEQTMPPTPEEEDRGYL, from the coding sequence ATGAAAGAGACCATGATTTATGTCTACGAGAGGCCCCAGCTGAGGGACCCTGTGTTCATCGAGGGTCTCCCTGGGATAGGCCTAGTTGGAAAGCTTGCTGCAGAACACCTGATTCAGGAGCTTGAGGCTGTCAAGTTCGCCGAGCTCTACTCGCCGCATTTCATGCACCAGGTGCTCATCAAGAAGAATTCCGTCGTTGAGTTGATGAAAAACGAGTTCTACTACTGGAAGAACCCCGAGGAGAACGGAAGAGACCTGATAATCATCACAGGCGACCAGCAGGTTCCGCCAACGGACAGCCCCGGTCACTTCGAGGTCGTTGGCAAGATGCTCGACTTCGTGAGCGAGTTTGGCACGAGGGAGATCATCACAATGGGCGGCTACCAGGTGCCGGAGCTCCAGGGAGAGCCGAAGGTTTTAGCGGCAGTAACCCACGAGGAGCTTGTTGAGTACTATAAGGCCAAGCTGGAAGGCTGTCAGGTCGAGGTTGTCTGGAGGGAGGATGAAGGCGGAGCAATAGTCGGCGCAGCTGGTCTTCTTCTTGGTATGGGCAAGCTCAGGAGCATGTACGGAATAAGCCTGCTCGGCGAAAGCCTCGGCTACATCGTTGACGCAAAGGCAGCCAAATCAGTCCTCAGCGCGGTAACTAAGATACTCGGCATCGAGCTCGACATGACGGCCCTCGATGAGCGCGCCAAGGAAACCGAGGAGATACTCCGCAAGGTTCAGGAGATGCAGAGGGCGATGCTCGAACAGACCATGCCTCCAACACCGGAGGAAGAGGACAGGGGTTACCTCTGA
- a CDS encoding RNA-protein complex protein Nop10 encodes MRFRIRKCPSCGRYTLKETCPVCGTKTKIAHPPRFSPEDPYGEYRRRLKREQLGIVKR; translated from the coding sequence ATGAGGTTCCGCATAAGGAAGTGTCCCAGCTGCGGGCGCTACACCCTCAAAGAGACCTGTCCAGTCTGCGGAACCAAGACAAAGATAGCCCACCCGCCGCGCTTCTCGCCAGAGGATCCCTACGGGGAGTACAGGCGCAGACTGAAGCGCGAACAGCTGGGCATTGTAAAGAGGTGA
- a CDS encoding translation initiation factor IF-2 subunit alpha — MPRKAKEYPEEGEFVIATVKSIHPYGAFLKLDEYPGKEGFMHISEVASTWVKNIRDYVKEGQKVVAKVIRVDPSKGHIDLSLKRVNQQQRKAKLQEYKRAQKAENLLKMAAEKLGKDFEMAWWEVWVPLEEEYGEVYAAFEDAAQNGIEVLKGIIPDEWLEPLNEIVQNYVEVPTVTIDAEFEITVPKPNGIEIIKEALIRARDRVNEDKDIEVKFTYQGAPRYRIDITAPDYYKAEEVLEDIAEEILRVIKQAGGEATLLRKEKRIKKIKRRGA, encoded by the coding sequence ATGCCGAGGAAAGCCAAGGAGTATCCTGAAGAGGGAGAGTTTGTTATCGCGACCGTCAAGAGCATCCATCCTTACGGTGCGTTTCTCAAGCTTGACGAGTACCCCGGTAAAGAGGGCTTCATGCATATAAGCGAGGTCGCCTCGACATGGGTCAAGAACATTAGGGACTATGTGAAAGAGGGTCAGAAAGTAGTTGCCAAGGTCATACGCGTTGACCCAAGTAAGGGGCACATAGACCTGAGCCTCAAGAGGGTGAACCAGCAGCAGAGGAAAGCCAAACTCCAGGAGTACAAGCGCGCCCAGAAGGCCGAGAACCTTCTCAAGATGGCCGCAGAAAAGCTCGGGAAGGACTTTGAGATGGCCTGGTGGGAGGTCTGGGTTCCTCTCGAGGAGGAGTACGGCGAAGTTTACGCCGCCTTTGAGGACGCTGCCCAGAACGGCATAGAGGTTCTCAAGGGCATCATACCCGACGAGTGGCTCGAACCGCTCAACGAGATAGTCCAGAATTACGTCGAGGTTCCCACGGTAACCATCGATGCCGAGTTCGAGATAACCGTGCCGAAGCCCAACGGCATAGAGATAATCAAGGAGGCACTCATAAGGGCCCGTGACAGGGTCAACGAAGATAAGGACATCGAAGTCAAGTTCACCTACCAGGGAGCTCCAAGATATAGGATAGACATAACCGCGCCCGACTATTACAAGGCCGAAGAGGTTCTCGAGGACATCGCTGAGGAGATACTTCGCGTTATCAAGCAGGCGGGAGGAGAGGCAACCCTCCTAAGGAAGGAGAAGCGCATCAAGAAGATAAAGAGGAGAGGCGCCTGA
- a CDS encoding 30S ribosomal protein S27e, with product MALPKNLIPMPRSRFLRVKCIDCGNEQIVFSNPATTVRCLVCGATLVEPTGGKGVIKAKILEVLE from the coding sequence ATGGCGCTCCCGAAGAACCTCATCCCGATGCCGAGGAGCAGGTTCCTCCGCGTCAAGTGCATCGACTGCGGCAACGAGCAGATCGTCTTCAGCAACCCGGCCACCACCGTCAGGTGCCTCGTCTGCGGTGCAACGCTCGTCGAGCCCACCGGAGGTAAGGGCGTTATCAAGGCCAAGATACTCGAGGTTCTCGAGTGA
- a CDS encoding 50S ribosomal protein L44e, with the protein MKYPKQIRTYCPFCKKHTIHKVEKVKKRPRSELSQGQRRFRRIMKGYRGFPRPNPAGREKPVKKLDLRFRCTVCGKAHTRGQGFRVKKFELVEV; encoded by the coding sequence ATGAAGTATCCAAAGCAGATAAGGACTTACTGTCCGTTTTGCAAGAAGCACACCATACACAAAGTCGAGAAGGTCAAGAAGAGGCCGAGGAGCGAGCTCAGCCAGGGTCAGAGAAGGTTCAGAAGGATCATGAAGGGTTACCGCGGTTTCCCGAGGCCGAACCCTGCCGGAAGGGAGAAGCCGGTCAAGAAGCTCGACCTCAGGTTCAGGTGCACCGTCTGCGGTAAGGCCCACACGAGGGGACAGGGCTTCCGCGTTAAGAAGTTCGAGCTCGTGGAGGTGTGA
- a CDS encoding HTH domain-containing protein, which produces MRMSEVELVFKVLKEAGKPLKSKEIAELAGIDKKEVDKAIKILKKEGKIISPKRCYYAPAE; this is translated from the coding sequence ATGAGAATGAGTGAGGTTGAACTCGTATTTAAAGTCCTGAAGGAAGCTGGAAAGCCCCTCAAGAGCAAAGAGATAGCAGAGCTTGCCGGAATAGATAAGAAAGAGGTCGACAAGGCGATAAAGATCCTGAAAAAAGAGGGCAAGATAATCTCGCCAAAGCGCTGCTACTACGCCCCGGCCGAGTGA
- a CDS encoding lysine exporter LysO family protein, with the protein MRFLACVLASLTIGILIGHFYAPDFGNLYEIMLYLLIFIIGIDLGESFRPNEVRKLGRLAVKLPLGTLLGSLLGGLVASLILGIDLRWGLAVSAGCGWYSLTGPLIAQYSAVYGTLGFLANLTREIFTVLLYPVVIRRIPKELAVSMGRATTMDTTLPIMTKFGGSDVAIIAFVHGFILTALVPFVVPFILQL; encoded by the coding sequence ATGAGGTTTCTGGCCTGCGTTTTGGCCTCACTAACTATCGGAATCCTCATCGGACACTTCTACGCCCCCGACTTCGGAAACCTCTACGAGATAATGCTCTATCTCCTTATATTCATCATAGGAATAGATCTCGGGGAAAGCTTCAGGCCCAACGAGGTTAGAAAGCTTGGAAGGCTCGCCGTTAAGCTCCCCCTTGGAACGCTCCTCGGCTCTCTCCTGGGAGGGCTCGTGGCTTCTCTGATTCTCGGCATAGATTTGAGATGGGGTCTGGCAGTTTCAGCGGGCTGTGGGTGGTACAGCCTAACGGGCCCGCTCATAGCTCAGTATTCGGCCGTCTACGGAACCCTCGGCTTTCTTGCCAATCTTACTAGAGAGATATTCACAGTGCTGCTGTATCCGGTCGTTATCAGGCGGATTCCAAAAGAGCTGGCCGTGTCAATGGGTAGGGCAACTACTATGGACACGACGCTGCCAATAATGACCAAGTTCGGAGGTAGCGACGTTGCAATCATAGCCTTTGTTCACGGATTCATACTGACGGCGTTGGTTCCCTTCGTGGTCCCATTCATTCTTCAGCTTTAA
- a CDS encoding pyridoxal phosphate-dependent aminotransferase, whose amino-acid sequence MIRASERAMGIEYAIRDVVLPARELEKKGIKVIRLNIGDPGKYDFQPPKHMRDAYCKAIQEGHNYYGPSEGLPELREAIVEREKRKNGVDITPDDVRVTAAVTEALQFLFGALLNPGDNILVPSPSYPPYTGLVKFYEGVPREYLTVEENGWQPDIDDMRKKIDEKTKAIAVINPNNPTGALYERKTIKEILDLAGEYDLPVISDEIYDLMTYEGEHVSPGSLTKDVPVIVMNGLSKVYFATGWRLGYFYYVDPEGKLDEIREAVDKMARIRLCPNTPAQFAAIAGLTGPMDYLEEYMAKLKERRDYIYKRLTEIPGISTVKPQGAFYIFPKIEERSKWKNDKEFVLDALNEAHVLFVHGSGFGYAGEWHFRIVFLPPVEILEEAMDNFEAFMRKRLSS is encoded by the coding sequence ATGATTCGCGCATCCGAAAGGGCTATGGGGATTGAATACGCCATAAGGGACGTTGTTCTTCCTGCCAGGGAGCTTGAGAAGAAGGGAATAAAGGTAATCAGGCTCAATATTGGTGACCCCGGAAAGTACGATTTCCAGCCGCCGAAGCACATGAGGGACGCCTACTGTAAGGCCATTCAGGAGGGCCATAATTACTACGGTCCGAGCGAGGGCCTGCCCGAACTTAGGGAGGCCATAGTAGAGCGCGAGAAAAGGAAAAACGGCGTGGATATAACCCCTGACGACGTCCGTGTTACGGCTGCAGTCACTGAGGCGCTCCAGTTCCTCTTCGGTGCTCTGCTCAATCCTGGTGACAACATCCTCGTGCCGAGCCCGAGCTATCCGCCTTACACCGGCCTCGTTAAGTTCTATGAGGGAGTACCCAGGGAGTACCTGACGGTTGAGGAGAACGGCTGGCAGCCTGACATAGACGACATGAGGAAGAAAATTGACGAGAAAACCAAGGCCATAGCTGTAATCAACCCGAACAACCCAACAGGAGCGCTTTATGAGAGGAAGACGATAAAGGAGATTCTCGATTTAGCGGGTGAATATGACCTTCCGGTTATAAGCGACGAGATATACGACCTCATGACCTACGAGGGCGAGCACGTCTCTCCGGGCTCACTCACCAAAGACGTCCCGGTCATCGTCATGAACGGCCTCTCGAAGGTTTACTTCGCAACAGGCTGGCGTCTCGGCTATTTCTACTACGTTGATCCCGAGGGCAAGCTCGATGAGATTCGGGAAGCTGTCGACAAAATGGCAAGGATCAGACTGTGCCCCAACACACCCGCCCAGTTCGCGGCGATAGCAGGTCTCACCGGCCCGATGGACTACCTCGAGGAGTACATGGCCAAGCTCAAGGAGAGGAGGGACTACATCTACAAGCGCCTGACCGAGATTCCGGGAATAAGCACCGTCAAGCCTCAGGGAGCATTCTACATCTTCCCGAAGATAGAGGAGCGCTCCAAGTGGAAGAACGACAAGGAGTTCGTGCTCGATGCCCTCAACGAGGCTCACGTACTCTTCGTCCACGGCTCAGGCTTCGGCTATGCCGGTGAGTGGCACTTCAGGATAGTTTTCCTGCCGCCGGTCGAGATTCTCGAGGAGGCCATGGATAACTTCGAGGCGTTCATGAGGAAGAGGCTGAGTTCCTGA
- a CDS encoding MoaD/ThiS family protein: MIRVKVLGRGIEKELEWRKGMKIADVLREVGFNTESAIAKLNGRVALEDENVKDGDYVEVIPVVSGG; the protein is encoded by the coding sequence ATGATCAGGGTCAAGGTTCTTGGAAGGGGAATAGAGAAGGAACTCGAGTGGAGGAAAGGCATGAAAATCGCAGATGTCCTCCGCGAAGTGGGATTCAACACAGAGAGCGCGATAGCGAAGCTCAACGGCCGCGTTGCTCTGGAGGACGAGAACGTGAAAGATGGTGACTACGTGGAGGTTATTCCTGTAGTTTCGGGCGGATAA
- a CDS encoding Nre family DNA repair protein, translating into MTQLFNSKLCAVCKGRKLLCGRPTCPILERFRVARKVEEKLNKRHLFGSSPPSIFVGEYGYPKVRIGPLVPPIEGDTSHLDSPMKWEDKTIRDILYYRSLLVMGETKADVHVRRSGRILGEVQELAMSIKPVDSEILLKKKPVLKVLPSEFAPPIGPKAELLDFELTENPRIPRRTDYVVSDELKAEQAIMRLYNWGFDEYYIIRLLSAGLLGVDKRLVPTRWSITAVQDTIGNNLRREILSYPEINDYEVYFYRFLGNRYAVLLMPESYAFELLEVWLKGSLFGSDEPSVIHDYEDFRGRKEYVKETAGAYHAARLSVLEALRARRRQARIVVFREVTPEYYAPVGVWQIRLGVKKAMNNLIGHFSTLNEALEAIKRRLEHPFEKYLTRSYILGSLARQKTLDEWLGKNLYLINKGNYGG; encoded by the coding sequence ATGACCCAGCTCTTCAACTCCAAGCTCTGTGCCGTCTGCAAGGGCAGGAAGCTCCTCTGCGGCAGGCCCACCTGTCCGATTCTCGAGAGGTTTAGGGTAGCCCGGAAGGTAGAGGAAAAGCTCAATAAGCGCCACCTTTTTGGCTCTTCCCCGCCGAGCATCTTCGTTGGGGAGTACGGCTATCCTAAGGTTCGCATAGGCCCTCTTGTGCCACCGATTGAGGGAGATACCAGTCACCTCGACAGTCCCATGAAGTGGGAGGACAAGACGATAAGGGACATCCTTTACTACCGCTCGCTATTGGTTATGGGCGAGACGAAAGCAGACGTCCACGTAAGGAGGAGCGGGAGAATACTCGGCGAGGTTCAGGAGCTGGCAATGTCGATAAAGCCCGTTGACAGCGAGATTTTGCTGAAGAAAAAGCCCGTTCTCAAAGTCCTCCCAAGCGAGTTTGCCCCGCCGATAGGGCCGAAGGCGGAGCTTTTGGACTTTGAGCTCACGGAGAATCCCCGGATTCCGAGGAGGACCGACTATGTCGTGAGCGACGAGCTGAAGGCGGAGCAAGCAATAATGAGGCTTTACAACTGGGGCTTTGACGAGTACTATATTATAAGGCTCCTCTCCGCGGGACTTCTCGGCGTTGACAAGAGGCTTGTTCCCACAAGGTGGAGCATCACCGCCGTTCAGGACACGATAGGGAATAACCTGAGGCGTGAAATTCTGAGCTATCCAGAGATAAACGACTACGAGGTCTACTTTTACCGCTTCCTCGGAAACCGCTACGCCGTTCTGCTTATGCCTGAGAGCTATGCCTTCGAGCTTTTGGAGGTCTGGCTCAAGGGCTCGCTCTTCGGAAGCGATGAACCAAGCGTCATCCACGACTACGAGGACTTCCGCGGAAGAAAGGAGTACGTCAAGGAAACGGCCGGAGCCTACCACGCGGCTCGTCTGAGTGTTCTTGAAGCTCTGAGAGCGAGGAGGAGGCAGGCAAGGATAGTAGTTTTCCGCGAGGTTACCCCCGAGTACTACGCCCCCGTTGGTGTCTGGCAGATAAGGTTGGGAGTCAAAAAGGCCATGAACAACCTCATCGGTCACTTCTCAACGCTGAACGAGGCGCTAGAGGCCATAAAGCGTCGCCTTGAGCATCCGTTCGAGAAGTACCTCACGAGGAGCTACATACTTGGCAGCTTAGCGAGGCAGAAAACTTTAGACGAGTGGCTCGGAAAGAATTTATACCTGATTAACAAAGGGAACTACGGTGGATGA